In Paludibaculum fermentans, the genomic stretch GCGTAACGAAAGGCGACCGTGAGGAAGTAGGACGCCGATCTGGGTGCGTCATCACCCAGCCAATCACGCCCAGCGGCCCGCCACGGAGGACGGGCCTCCCGATCGTAACCTCACCTCTATCGAGAACAGCACCAGCGCCACGAAACCAGCCCGCGCAGGTCGCCAAAGCGGCCCCGCCTCACGCAACCTCCTGCGAACCCTGCCCCCCCTTCAACGCATTCCTGGCCGCTTCCGTCAGCACATCGGCCACCTTCTCCGGTTCCTGCATCATGGCGACATGACAGGTAGCCACAAATACCGGATGCCCGCCGGATCTGTGCGCACCCGCCTCCTGCATCGCCGTCGGCAGAATCCGGTCCTTGGTGGCGATCACATGCCAGGACGGCCTCGTCTTCCATGCGGCGCGCGTCAGCTTCTCATCGAACATCGGGCCATAGCTTTGCCCCTGCACCGCGAACATCAGCCGCCGTTCCTGCAGGGTGAGTCCCTCCGCCACATAGTCCATCATGCCCTCCAGCGAGAGCGACGCATAGTATTCCGCATCCACCCGGATCTGCTTCTGGCCGTCCGTCACACCGAAGGGGAGGCTGGTCTCGTTGGCGGAGTGGCCCGCCTCAGGAGCATAGGCGGCCACATACACCAGGCCCGCTACCTGAGGGTGGTCGCCCGCTTCCGTGATCACCGCCCCGCCCCACGAGTGACCAGCCAGGATCACCGGTCCCTCCTGCAGCGCAATGGCCCGCCGGGTCGCCTCCACATCGTCCTTCAGTGAAGTCAGCGGATTCTGGACGGCCGTGACATGGAATCCCCGGGCTTCCAGAATGCGGATCACTTTGCCCCAACTGGTCCCATCGGCGAAGGCGCCATGCACCAGGACGATGTTCCTGACCATCGGTGGCTCCGCCGCATCTCCGGCCGAACCCGATGTCGCGATAGCCGCATCGCTGCTGGCCAGTAGAGTCGAATCTGTCTTGTCTGTCAAAGGGGAATCTCCTGCCTGGAATCGAGCGGATGGTGGACCGCTCTCCGCTTCCCTCCCAGCATCCGGCAACGACTTCGAACCCGGACACGCCCGATCGGGCATCCCGAACCTAACTCATTCCGGTAAGGTGTATCGTCAAATCTCCTTGCCCTGCAGCCGCAGCAAACCGATCCGCGGGGGCGCTTCCTGACCGCAATTGTGGTAGCGTTGGTTCGCGGTGATTCAGAATGAGCAATCACGCGCTGATCCGGATTTCCAGTCACAATCGCTGATAAAGGAGCAGGCATGGGCGACAAGGGCGGCAAAAAAGACAAGGACAAGAACAAGCAGCAGCAGGTGACGAAACACAAGCAGGAGGAGCAGAAGAAGCAGGACAAAGCCCCCGCTAAGAAGCTCCCACCCGTAAAGTAGCAAAGCCGGTTCGTGAACGCGGCGAACTGTGCTGGTCCGCATTCTCCGATGCGCGGCCCTCACGCTTCTGATTCGTTGAACTGATAGCCGTGGCCTTTCACGGTGCCGATCACCCATGCGTCGCCGCCTAGTTTTCTGCGCAGGCCTCGAACGACCACATCGACAACGTTGCTTCCGCCGAAAGGCTGCTTCCAGACTTCACGCAGCAATTCATCGCGTGTCACCACCCTGCCGGGGCGCTGGGACAAGTAGGACATCAGCTCGAACTCCAGTTAGGTAAGCGGGAAGCGGCCGCCGTCGCGGATGGTTAACTGCCGGCGTGCGACATCCAGTTCGACCTGCGGTTCCGCGGAACCAATCGGCGCACGAGACAGGTCGCTGCCG encodes the following:
- a CDS encoding alpha/beta fold hydrolase, with the protein product MTDKTDSTLLASSDAAIATSGSAGDAAEPPMVRNIVLVHGAFADGTSWGKVIRILEARGFHVTAVQNPLTSLKDDVEATRRAIALQEGPVILAGHSWGGAVITEAGDHPQVAGLVYVAAYAPEAGHSANETSLPFGVTDGQKQIRVDAEYYASLSLEGMMDYVAEGLTLQERRLMFAVQGQSYGPMFDEKLTRAAWKTRPSWHVIATKDRILPTAMQEAGAHRSGGHPVFVATCHVAMMQEPEKVADVLTEAARNALKGGQGSQEVA
- a CDS encoding winged helix-turn-helix domain-containing protein; this encodes MSYLSQRPGRVVTRDELLREVWKQPFGGSNVVDVVVRGLRRKLGGDAWVIGTVKGHGYQFNESEA